One region of Ananas comosus cultivar F153 linkage group 9, ASM154086v1, whole genome shotgun sequence genomic DNA includes:
- the LOC109715521 gene encoding serine/threonine-protein kinase Nek2-like isoform X1: protein MDQYEVLEQIGKGAFGSALLVRHKVEKKRYVLKKIRLARQTDRSRRSAHLEMELISKVRNPFIVEYKDSWVEKGCYVCIVIGYCEGGDMAEAIKKANGTLFPEEKLCKWLVQLLMALDYLHVNHILHRDVKCSNIFLAKDQSLRLGDFGLAKVLTSDDLASSVVGTPSYMCPELLADIPYGCKSDIWSLGCCIYEMTALKPAFKAFDMQALINKINKSIVAPLPSSYSGAFRGLIKSMLRKSPEHRPSAAELLKHPHLQPYVLQVHLKSSPTRNMVHILPPLSDNIRKISFPDDEDDSGCKDKEKRHSFANERIVKLSKPSAEENSISSTQSIKDYSNYPIQRVKELSVGSSQAGEVGVDKAVSEKHLNITNTPRYTPAKTFATPRRRLEPSITFHARTSTKELHPTRTPVEQTARTARRVSLPLTTFETPQGRNASILRRVESPDVSVNTPRIDRIAEFPLASSEDPLFSVRKHSSAHGSSNTTPRCVDRSITKDKCTVQIFRTEGDNGSDSSDRNPTAADASSRGSSDSRQRRFDTSSYQQRAEALEGLLEFSAQLLQQERFEELGILLKPFGPGKVSPRETAIWLTKSIKETGM, encoded by the exons ATGGATcagtatgaggttttggagcagATTGGGAAGGGGGCGTTTGGTTCAGCTCTTCTAGTGAGGCACAAGGTTGAGAAGAAGAG ATATGTCCTGAAGAAGATCCGTCTCGCTCGCCAGACCGATCGGTCCCGTCGGTCCGCACATCTTGAA ATGGAGCTTATATCTAAAGTAAGGAACCCTTTCATCGTGGAGTACAAAGATTCTTGGGTAGAGAAG GGTTGCTATGTGTGCATTGTGATAGGGTATTGTGAGGGTGGAGACAT GGCAGAAGCCATTAAAAAGGCCAATGGAACTCTTTTCCCCGAAGAG AAGCTTTGTAAGTGGCTCGTACAGCTCCTTATGGCACTTGATTACTTGCATGTGAATCACATTCTTCATCGTGATGTAAAG TGTTCAAACATATTTCTCGCTAAAGATCAAAGCTTACGGCTCG GTGACTTTGGCCTTGCTAAAGTGCTCACCTCTGACGATTTGGCTTCCTCT GTTGTGGGAACTCCCAGCTACATGTGCCCAGAGCTTCTCGCTGATATTCCTTATGGTTGTAAATCTGATATATGGTCTCTAG GCTGCTGCATATATGAGATGACTGCCCTCAAACCTGCATTCAAAGCTTTT GACATGCAAGCACtgataaacaaaataaacaagTCTATAGTGGCTCCTCTACCAAGTTCATACTCTGGTGCCTT TAGGGGACTCATTAAGAGCATGCTGCGCAAAAGTCCAGAACACAGGCCGAGC GCCGCGGAACTTCTCAAGCATCCGCATCTTCAGCCCTATGTGCTTCAAGTCCATTTAAAGTCTAGTCCGACTCGCAATATGGTTCATATTCTCCCTCCTTTGAGCGATAACATTAGGAAGATAAGCTTTCCTGATGATGAAGACGATTCTGGGTGCAAGGACAAGGAGAAGAGGCATTCATTTGCGAATGAGAGGATTGTGAAACTCAGCAAACCCTCTGCTGAAGAGAACTCTATTAGTTCTACCCAGAGTATTAAAGATTATTCTAATTATCCGATTCAAAGGGTAAAAGAATTGTCGGTCGGAAGCAGCCAAGCCGGAGAGGTTGGTGTTGATAAAGCAGTCAGTGAGAAGCACTTGAACATTACAAATACCCCTAGATATACTCCGGCGAAGACCTTTGCGACGCCTAGAAGGCGACTGGAGCCATCAATAACATTTCACGCAAGAACAAGCACTAAAGAG CTCCATCCGACAAGAACTCCCGTGGAACAAACCGCACGAACAGCGCGAAGAGTATCTCTCCCTTTGACAACCTTCGAAACCCCTCAAGGACGTAATGCCAGCATTCTCCGCCGCGTGGAATCTCCCGACGTCTCAGTGAACACTCCTCGGATCGATCGAATCGCCGAATTCCCTCTTGCTTCCTCTGAAGACCCACTTTTCTCTGTCCGCAAGCACTCCTCTGCCCATGGCTCCTCTAATACTACACCGCGATGTGTCGATCGCTCCATCACCAAGGACAAGTGTACGGTCCAGATATTCCGTACCGAAGGGGATAACGGTAGCGATTCTTCTGATCGCAATCCGACAGCAGCGGATGCATCAAGCAGGGGATCCTCAGACTCGAGGCAGAGGAGGTTCGACACCTCGTCGTACCAGCAGAGGGCGGAGGCTTTGGAAGGATTGCTCGAGTTCAGCGCACAGTTATTACAGCAGGAGAGGTTCGAAGAGCTGGGGATTCTGCTGAAGCCGTTCGGGCCCGGGAAGGTTTCGCCAAGGGAGACTGCTATATGGTTGACGAAGAGCATCAAAGAAACTGGAATGTGA
- the LOC109715521 gene encoding serine/threonine-protein kinase Nek2-like isoform X2: MYLYEVDSIKLCKWLVQLLMALDYLHVNHILHRDVKCSNIFLAKDQSLRLGDFGLAKVLTSDDLASSVVGTPSYMCPELLADIPYGCKSDIWSLGCCIYEMTALKPAFKAFDMQALINKINKSIVAPLPSSYSGAFRGLIKSMLRKSPEHRPSAAELLKHPHLQPYVLQVHLKSSPTRNMVHILPPLSDNIRKISFPDDEDDSGCKDKEKRHSFANERIVKLSKPSAEENSISSTQSIKDYSNYPIQRVKELSVGSSQAGEVGVDKAVSEKHLNITNTPRYTPAKTFATPRRRLEPSITFHARTSTKELHPTRTPVEQTARTARRVSLPLTTFETPQGRNASILRRVESPDVSVNTPRIDRIAEFPLASSEDPLFSVRKHSSAHGSSNTTPRCVDRSITKDKCTVQIFRTEGDNGSDSSDRNPTAADASSRGSSDSRQRRFDTSSYQQRAEALEGLLEFSAQLLQQERFEELGILLKPFGPGKVSPRETAIWLTKSIKETGM, translated from the exons ATGTATCTTTATGAGGTGGATTCAATT AAGCTTTGTAAGTGGCTCGTACAGCTCCTTATGGCACTTGATTACTTGCATGTGAATCACATTCTTCATCGTGATGTAAAG TGTTCAAACATATTTCTCGCTAAAGATCAAAGCTTACGGCTCG GTGACTTTGGCCTTGCTAAAGTGCTCACCTCTGACGATTTGGCTTCCTCT GTTGTGGGAACTCCCAGCTACATGTGCCCAGAGCTTCTCGCTGATATTCCTTATGGTTGTAAATCTGATATATGGTCTCTAG GCTGCTGCATATATGAGATGACTGCCCTCAAACCTGCATTCAAAGCTTTT GACATGCAAGCACtgataaacaaaataaacaagTCTATAGTGGCTCCTCTACCAAGTTCATACTCTGGTGCCTT TAGGGGACTCATTAAGAGCATGCTGCGCAAAAGTCCAGAACACAGGCCGAGC GCCGCGGAACTTCTCAAGCATCCGCATCTTCAGCCCTATGTGCTTCAAGTCCATTTAAAGTCTAGTCCGACTCGCAATATGGTTCATATTCTCCCTCCTTTGAGCGATAACATTAGGAAGATAAGCTTTCCTGATGATGAAGACGATTCTGGGTGCAAGGACAAGGAGAAGAGGCATTCATTTGCGAATGAGAGGATTGTGAAACTCAGCAAACCCTCTGCTGAAGAGAACTCTATTAGTTCTACCCAGAGTATTAAAGATTATTCTAATTATCCGATTCAAAGGGTAAAAGAATTGTCGGTCGGAAGCAGCCAAGCCGGAGAGGTTGGTGTTGATAAAGCAGTCAGTGAGAAGCACTTGAACATTACAAATACCCCTAGATATACTCCGGCGAAGACCTTTGCGACGCCTAGAAGGCGACTGGAGCCATCAATAACATTTCACGCAAGAACAAGCACTAAAGAG CTCCATCCGACAAGAACTCCCGTGGAACAAACCGCACGAACAGCGCGAAGAGTATCTCTCCCTTTGACAACCTTCGAAACCCCTCAAGGACGTAATGCCAGCATTCTCCGCCGCGTGGAATCTCCCGACGTCTCAGTGAACACTCCTCGGATCGATCGAATCGCCGAATTCCCTCTTGCTTCCTCTGAAGACCCACTTTTCTCTGTCCGCAAGCACTCCTCTGCCCATGGCTCCTCTAATACTACACCGCGATGTGTCGATCGCTCCATCACCAAGGACAAGTGTACGGTCCAGATATTCCGTACCGAAGGGGATAACGGTAGCGATTCTTCTGATCGCAATCCGACAGCAGCGGATGCATCAAGCAGGGGATCCTCAGACTCGAGGCAGAGGAGGTTCGACACCTCGTCGTACCAGCAGAGGGCGGAGGCTTTGGAAGGATTGCTCGAGTTCAGCGCACAGTTATTACAGCAGGAGAGGTTCGAAGAGCTGGGGATTCTGCTGAAGCCGTTCGGGCCCGGGAAGGTTTCGCCAAGGGAGACTGCTATATGGTTGACGAAGAGCATCAAAGAAACTGGAATGTGA
- the LOC109715522 gene encoding protein IQ-DOMAIN 14-like, with the protein MGRTGKWLRSIFLTGKKERDREKVQQQQQQQQQDKEKENFDGIHPSSSLPATKEKRRWSFRRPAMTSVSAVAGAADVAALGIADLEDEHRRHAMAAVAAAADAAVAAAQAAAAVICLTANAAATASRRRSSSAVEEAAAVRIQSSFRSYLARKALCALRGLVKLQALVRGHLVRRQAAAALRCMEALAAVQARARAQRIQMLEREKTGSQIQSTYRRSPIHPRHRPSLDMDRNAEENIKIVEMDRVRSKSRNSHSTENKLSGSGHQRKPSKSDIHLQISPTPSALTDLSPRTYSGHFEEFSFNTAQSSPFHFANSDDAANSCNENQLTCPNYMANTESSRAKARSQSAPKQRPSSCERPPSRPRRASMEGRGIPRGNTMQRCSSHLGSSVNDNLFQYPWPIMLDKSNMSIKDSECDSTSTALTYATCCRSPYGHEVPEKR; encoded by the exons ATGGGTAGGACTGGGAAATGGCTCAGAAGCATCTTCTTGacaggaaagaaagagagagacagagagaaagtgcagcagcagcagcagcagcagcagcaggacaAGGAGAAGGAGAACTTTGACGGCATACATCCATCATCTTCATTGCCAGCCACCAAAGAGAAGCGCAGATGGAGCTTCCGCCGCCCCGCGATGACGTCAGTGTCAGCGGTGGCGGGAGCGGCAGATGTTGCCGCTCTTGGGATTGCGGATTTGGAGGATGAGCACAGACGGCATGCGATGGCGGCGGTGGCAGCGGCAGCGGATGCCGCTGTGGCGGCAGCGCAGGCTGCAGCCGCCGTGATTTGTCTGACTGCCAACGCCGCTGCCACCGCcagcagaagaagaagcagcagcgcCGTCGAGGAGGCGGCGGCTGTCAGGATTCAGTCTTCTTTCCGGTCTTATTTG GCGAGGAAAGCGTTGTGCGCATTGAGAGGCCTAGTAAAGCTTCAAGCCCTAGTGAGAGGGCACTTGGTGCGAAGACAAGCCGCCGCCGCACTTCGGTGCATGGAGGCATTGGCCGCGGTTCAAGCCCGAGCCCGAGCCCAACGCATCCAAATGCTCGAACGCGAAAAAACCGGCTCTCAAATCCAATCCACCTACCGAAGATCCCCGATTCATCCGCGACACCGCCCATCACTT GACATGGATAGGAATGCAGAGGAGAACATCAAAATCGTCGAGATGGATCGAGTCAGGTCGAAGAGCAGGAATAGCCATTCCACAGAGAATAAGTTGTCAGGATCTGGGCATCAGAGAAAGCCTTCTAAGAGTGATATCCACCTACAAATTTCACCAACTCCCTCAGCTTTAACTGATCTGAGCCCCAGAACATACAGTGGCCACTTTGAAGAGTTTTCCTTCAACACTGCACAGAGTAGCCCCTTTCACTTTGCAAACTCTGATGATGCAGCAAACTCATGCAATGAGAACCAGTTGACGTGCCCGAATTACATGGCGAACACGGAGTCCTCGAGGGCGAAGGCTCGGTCGCAGAGCGCGCCAAAGCAGCGGCCCAGCTCGTGCGAGAGACCACCGAGCAGGCCGAGGAGGGCGTCGATGGAAGGGCGGGGGATCCCGAGAGGGAATACAATGCAGAGATGCTCGTCTCACCTGGGCTCGTCGGTGAACGATAACTTGTTTCAGTACCCGTGGCCGATCATGCTCGATAAATCGAATATGTCGATCAAGGACAGCGAGTGCGATTCGACGAGCACGGCTTTGACTTACGCCACATGCTGCAGGTCTCCATATGGACATGAG GTTCCTGAGAAGAGATAG